ATGGAGGTCAGGGACTTCAATCATTGTATTAATATGTGTAATATGGAGGATAAGGGATTTAAAGGAGGTAAATACACTTGGCTGAATGGTAGAACAGATGACAAGTGCATTTTTAAAAGGTTAGATAGGGGTGATGAGCAATGACAAATTATAAGATCTTTTTCTAGTACTAGAGGTGGAGCACTTAGTGAGAAACGGATCAGATCATACACCTCTTCTAATTACCTTCAAAACCACTGACGAGATAATAGTTAGATCgtttaaatttcttaatttctaGTTAACAGAAAAGTTCTTTTAAGGAGTTGGTAAAGCAACACTGGAAAGCAGATTTTGAAGGGGATCCTTTTATCTTATTTCActataaactaaaaatattttaaaaagctttggtcaaataaaataaagatacTTTTGACAATATATTTCAAGAGATAATCACTTTGGAGGAAGTCATTAAAGTTCAGCAAACTCAATGGAAGCCAACAGGAAAAGCTTTACAAAACTCAAGCGgagcttaaaaaataattttctaaggAGTAGGAATTCTGAAAACAGAAAGTAGAGATGAAATGATTCAAGGACGGAGAGAGAAACACAAATTTCTTTCATACAATAGTCAAGGAGAGAAGGAACAGACTTAGATTGAACAAAATCCAGAATGATGATGAGAAATGGTTAGAGGATCAAAAGACATTGCAACGATAGCAAAAGTGTTCTATATAAAGCAGTTTACAAAATAAGCAGATAGTGATAAATTTGAAATGCTGAATAAACTATCAGTATTGATtaataaggaagaaaaagagcaACTTCAGGGAATGCCTTCAGTAGACGAAGTCAAAGAGGCAGTCATGGGACTAAATAAAGATAGTGTAGGAGGATCAGATGGAATGACACGAGCTTTCTATTAGCAAATATGGAACATCACTGGAGAGGACATTTACCATATGGTCAGGGCTTTCTTTGGAGGGGCAGAGCTGTTTATAATCCATACGAATTTAGTGCTCAACCCTATAAAAGTTAATGTGAATACTTTCTCAAATCTTAGGCCTATCTCTTTaagtaattttataaataaaatctttttaaaaattattaatgaaCGACTTAAGTCAGTGTTACCTAAGATTATTTCTCCGAGATAAGCAAAATTTGTCCAAGAAAAAAGTGTAGCAGATAATGCGTTATTGGTGCAAGAAATCACTGGTGAAATCAGAAAAAGAGGAAAGCCATCAAATCTAGTTATAAAACAGCATAtgatgaaagattatgataggGTAGAATATATATTTATGACTAAGGTATTAAGAAGAATAGATTTTGGAAAAAGGATTATTGATACGGTGTTCAGACTAATCAGTAACAACTGGTACTCGATTCTACTAAATGGACAATCaaaagaattctttaaattatCTAGAGGACTTAAACAGGGTTATCCTCTCCCATCTACCCTATTTATATTGGCACGAAAAGTTATGTCTAGATCCCTAAATGCTTTTATGGAAAAGAAGGACTTTAAGAGGTTTGGAATGCCAAGAGGTTGTCTCAAAGTGAATCATTTAGCATTTGTAGATGATATGCTTATAATGTGCAAGGTAGAAGTGAGAACAATGTAGATGATTACAGATACTTTGAAGAGTGCTATTTATATGCATCATTCTGTAGTAGGGGGAGAAACAGTGATAGCTGAGTAGCAACAACAATCCTAAGAAAGGAATTCCCTTTCACTTACTTGGGATGCCCCATGTTCTATAAAAGGAAGCAGAAAGCATATTGTTAGTAGAGTTTACAAAGAATTGGTTCAAAAATCCAGACATGGAAAAGAAAATTACTATTCTATTAAAGAAGAGTTATTCTAATAAAATATGTGTGCTCCAAAGCACTTTCATTCATTGCCTGTCAATCATGAATCCTCCCATTAATGTACTGAAtcaagctcaaaaaatgatggtataatttttttggagcAGTTGTGTTGGAGAGAGAGGAATACATTGGACAAAGTGGAGCAATTTATGTTTGCTAGATAAGGAAAAGGGACTAGGATTCAGACTAATGGAAGATGTATCAATGGCCCTATTTTGCAAATTTTGATGGAATTTTCGAACAAAGCCATCAATATGGAGTGAGTATATAAGGAATAAGTATTGTCGAAAGAAACATGCAAATGAAGTGGTGTGGAGAATAGGAAATGGAGGATCCCAAGTGTGGAAGAAAATGCTACAGGCCAAAGATCTTATAGAGCATCAAATCTTTTGATTACTAAGAAAGGGATCAACATCGGTGTGGCATGATAACTGGATGAAAATGGGAAACTTATACACTATTACAAGAGAAGACTATGAATGGGAAGACAACTATAAAAGAGTTGATGAATTAGTAAAGATGGGGAAATTGAACATAGAAGTTTTGAATGATATATTGCCACAGGATCTAGAAAAGTATATCAGTCATAATATTCAACCTCCTGGATAAATGATTTAGTCAGATAAGCCATCATAAATGATGGACAGTAAAAGAACCTATTTTGTGAAGTCAGCTTGGCTGTATATAAGacataaaaaagagaaaacaaaatttATAAGTGGATCTGGACAAAAGATATCCCTTTTAAAGTGGCATTTACAATGTGGAGATtatgaaaatttaaattacCTGTAGATGACAGAGTAAGAAGATGGGACTGGAAGGTCCATCTAGGTGCTGATTTTGTGAAAAAACTACTTAGGAGACACTTGCTCATGTGTTTCTGAGATTTTTTTAGCTAACAGGACTTGGTCCTCTTTTTGTTCTTTTGCAGGTTTTAACATTGAAGGACTACACTTGAGGAAAGTGATAATTCTATGTTGCGAGACACATGTTAATAAAGGAATGAGACCATACTATAGAGCTATCCCTAGCTTTATAATATGAGAACTTTGGAGAATGAGGAATAAAATACAACATTAGAGAAAGAAGACATCAATTCAGAGAGTTATTCATAATATTACTAGgaatattttcatgatgataCAAATGAGGAATCCTAAAATGAAACGTCCTAGTAATTGGCCAGATATGATTAAAAAATTGGAATGTTACAGCCCCAAGATGAAGGAAACAAGAGTATTGTGGGATTTTTCACTAGTAGGATGGATGAAATACAATATAGATGGAGCTTTGAGGGGAAATCCAGATATAAGCTCCTATGCCTTTTTGTTTGAGGAATGAAAGAGAGGATTTACTGTATGTAGAGGGAGCTACTATTGAAAACACCACTAATAGTGTAGCAGAGGCGGATATGGTTCTAGAAGCATGTAAACATAGTAGGCAGGAACAAcacaataatataatcattcaaACACACTCTATGCTGTTGTGCAagattctagaaaaaaaatggTCATGTCCCTAGATAATCACATAGATGgtaacaaaaattaaaacatcCTTACAGGACAAACAACATACATTCCAGCACATTCTCAGGAAAGGAAATTAACTAGCAGACTATTTGACAAATATTGCAATCGATAAAGGAGGGTGCAACTACCAAGATTTCAGCAATTTTGAAGTAATAGGAAGAAGGATTATTAACAGTGATAAACTAAAATATCCTTATTTGAGAGTAACTACAACTAAGGGATAGAAGGGCAGGGAGGTTCAAAGTGTtagatatttttgtttttagttGTTTGTTATTTCTTTCCCAGTCGATTGGGCCATGGGCATTGCTCGAGGAGGTTTAAAGTGGTGTTTATACtcattacttcatcaataaaatgtcaaaaatttaccccaaaaaaagaaaacgaAAGCCACAAGGAAAAATGAATTTGGTGTATTTGAATATAATTATActctttgatatttttgatagaccaagtaattacttggtaaGAGAGGAGTTAAGTGTAATTCAAAAACAGTAATTACACTCTTCAATTCCAAAGTAAAGGTAAGGAATTGTTGTAATTACCCCGTGTCATTATatgaaactttttaaaattcttttatttcttttctttctatttctattttttattttaatttattatttctatttatttttaaaaatatttttattattctaatatttataaaaaaattattattattatttatattttatatcattctCATTTTGAGCCTTTACTTTTTCATTTGATTCCattcaatttttcatattatttatttattattctattttttatttgcataattttgttagtattttaattttaaattaaattagaatTCATTATTAAATAAGATTAGACTTATgtaatcatatttatgtacgttatgttgaaatttgacataagtatattatattaaattttttattttgaatttaaaacttatatcatattttcaatttcatttctTTTACGTAGTTTCAAAATAATTGGTGTTTCATGtaatcaagaaaatattaatgattttaaataaagaaagtTTTACATAACTTAAAATTAGTAGAAAGTTGCATTTTGTTCAAGTTTATCATGGGTAAGTTGGTAgaattttatttcattcattttaTACTCATTCAATTCAATATTAAATGAATTTGTGAGGTAATGaatattcattaaaaaaatatttaagaacataatttaaattatatttttgattaTTACCCTTTTATTTATTTCCAAGTACTATAATTTatctcataaaaaaatataaaacttcattaaaggaatgaaaaaatatagcaaaaaattcaaacatttatcttaaattttgaacaatgtaaatgcctaaaaaattcacttaatataaaCTAGAGAGAGTATTATTTTAGATCATATTGACGTgacacattttatttttaaaaaattaattaaattaataatttatcaaattaatattattaataacagtttaaaatttaaaatttgtatactattattattttatatttaaaaataatatgaaaaaatttacgaaataaatctttttaataaattttatttaaggaccaaataaaataaaactccACAAATATTGAAAAGGAAGAGTAAACAACCCAATTTTTGCAAAGAAAAATTGTCCGCCAATAGATTCATTTGCACAGATTCCTGAATCCCTGCAGTGGTTTACAATTTTCACTTCTCCCCCATGCCCCACTATCCCTACCCCTACCCCTACCCCCACCCCAACCCCACCAACCCCTTCTTTATAATCAACAATTTTGCACCACAATTCCTCCAAATCCCACTTCTTCCTTctattcttcaaaaaaaaaattaaaaatggagTCACCATcatcaagaacaagaagaagacCATGTTTCATTGAAGAAGATGATGGTCTTGTTTCATTAGCTGAAACTCAACCTGAGTTTTCAGGcaataataatcaaaatcatAATATTAATTTGTTTTCTAGGCCTCTTTATTATACTCTTTCAACTAGAAGAAGAAATAGCCTGAAGaatctctcttctttttcttcttcttcttcttctttgttgtcTCCAAGATCTGTTGTTACTGCTAGATTTGAAGAACCCCATCAATATTTCTTGGATGCTTGTTTTCTTTGTAAGAAAAGAATTGGTGATAACAGTGACATCTTCATGTACAggtttgtcttttttttttttttttttacagttTGAGAAATGGGGTTCCGTTAAATTCttgtttattttaattttagctaTAAGGATCCTATTTTTACTTTGAATGGGGTAGAAGTTTGAGCTTTACTTCTAAAGAAACAATAAAAATGAATTGCTTTTTGTGGTTCTGTTTATTCTATtacttcaaattcatttttttcttttatgttgGGTTTAAAGATCCAATTTTTAttcaagaaataataataatggtaataataataataataatatgaatggTGAGTCGACGAATTGAGCCTTACTtatagaaaaacaaaaacaaacaaaaaaaattgttcttcTTAGTCTGTTCTTTTTTCCAGTTGCAAAGATGAAATCTTTGGGAAATGGGGTTCcttttaaattcatgttttcttttattttgggcTTAAAGATC
The genomic region above belongs to Solanum dulcamara chromosome 5, daSolDulc1.2, whole genome shotgun sequence and contains:
- the LOC129889754 gene encoding FCS-Like Zinc finger 1 — translated: MESPSSRTRRRPCFIEEDDGLVSLAETQPEFSGNNNQNHNINLFSRPLYYTLSTRRRNSLKNLSSFSSSSSSLLSPRSVVTARFEEPHQYFLDACFLCKKRIGDNSDIFMYRGDTPFCSEECRQQQIEKDEAKDRKRNISSIKAMRKKDQRQQQSTSSNQTSEDYSLRPGTVAAA